One genomic segment of bacterium includes these proteins:
- a CDS encoding FAD-dependent thymidylate synthase, whose amino-acid sequence GDLEARRAEVEKLRAGFEAAFTTYRELLAAGWPRELARTVLPLSTYSHMFAKVDLRNLFGFLDLRLDAHAQYEIRQYAAAIISLIEPIAPIAVSAWRASSADK is encoded by the coding sequence CGGCGATCTCGAGGCGCGCCGCGCCGAGGTGGAGAAGCTGCGCGCCGGCTTCGAGGCCGCCTTTACGACCTATCGCGAGCTGCTCGCCGCCGGCTGGCCGCGCGAACTCGCCCGCACGGTCCTGCCGCTCTCCACCTACAGCCATATGTTCGCGAAGGTCGATCTCCGCAACCTCTTCGGCTTTCTCGATCTGCGCCTCGACGCGCACGCGCAATACGAAATCCGTCAATACGCGGCGGCCATTATTAGCCTGATCGAACCAATCGCGCCAATCGCCGTGTCAGCTTGGAGGGCTTCAAGTGCTGACAAATGA